A genomic window from Acinetobacter chinensis includes:
- the rpsB gene encoding 30S ribosomal protein S2 encodes MADYNVSMRDLLQAGAHFGHQTRFWNPKMRQYIFGARNKIHIINLEHTVPALNDALNFVNNLASKKNKVLFVGTKRAASAIIREQAQRAGQPYVDHRWLGGMLTNWKTLRQSINRLKDLQTQSTDGTFAKLTKREALERTREMEKLERGLGGVKNMGGLPDALFIIDVDHEAIAIKEAKNLGIPVIGIVDTNSNPDNVDFVIPGNDDAIRAVTLYASAMADAIIAGKEYAQTQSNAQAKGEEAAKEAPEA; translated from the coding sequence ATGGCAGATTACAACGTAAGCATGCGCGACCTTCTTCAAGCAGGCGCTCACTTCGGTCACCAGACTCGTTTCTGGAACCCAAAAATGCGTCAGTATATTTTTGGTGCGCGTAACAAAATTCACATCATTAACCTTGAGCACACTGTTCCTGCGTTAAACGATGCTCTGAACTTTGTTAATAACCTTGCAAGCAAAAAGAACAAAGTATTGTTCGTTGGTACTAAACGTGCTGCTTCTGCAATTATCCGTGAACAAGCTCAACGCGCTGGTCAGCCATATGTAGATCACCGCTGGTTGGGTGGTATGTTGACTAACTGGAAAACTCTTCGTCAGTCAATCAACCGTTTAAAAGACCTTCAGACTCAATCTACTGACGGTACTTTTGCTAAGCTTACTAAACGTGAAGCTTTAGAACGTACTCGTGAAATGGAAAAACTTGAACGTGGTCTTGGCGGTGTTAAGAACATGGGTGGTTTACCTGACGCATTGTTCATCATCGACGTTGATCACGAAGCGATTGCAATTAAAGAAGCTAAGAACCTTGGTATTCCTGTAATCGGTATCGTTGATACAAACTCTAACCCAGATAACGTAGATTTCGTTATTCCTGGTAACGATGATGCGATCCGTGCTGTAACACTTTATGCTTCTGCTATGGCTGATGCGATTATTGCTGGTAAAGAATATGCGCAAACTCAGTCTAATGCTCAGGCTAAAGGCGAAGAAGCTGCGAAAGAAGCTCCAGAAGCTTAA
- the map gene encoding type I methionyl aminopeptidase, which translates to MNTTYEAPRRLIKTPDEIEKMRVAGRLAAEVLDMIKPHIKPGVSTLELDTICHDWIVNKQEAIPACLGYGAAPGRPAFQHVICTSVNHVVCHGIPSESKILKKGDILNIDVTVIKDGYHGDTNMMYIVGGETSILADRLCKVAQEAMYRGMETVKPGSTIGDIGAAIQKYVESERFGVVREYCGHGIGTVFHDEPQVLHYGQGNSGMVLEEGMTFTIEPMVNGGDWKTKLLGDKWTVVTKDHSLSAQYEHTLLVTKTGVEVLTARPEEDLSRFNK; encoded by the coding sequence ATGAACACTACTTACGAAGCTCCACGTCGATTAATTAAAACCCCAGATGAAATTGAAAAAATGCGTGTGGCGGGACGACTGGCGGCAGAAGTGCTGGATATGATCAAACCGCATATCAAACCAGGTGTTTCAACACTTGAACTGGATACGATCTGTCATGACTGGATTGTCAATAAACAGGAAGCCATTCCTGCCTGTTTAGGCTACGGCGCGGCACCAGGTCGTCCTGCTTTTCAGCATGTAATCTGCACATCTGTCAACCACGTGGTCTGTCACGGAATTCCTTCAGAAAGTAAAATTCTGAAAAAAGGCGATATTCTGAATATTGATGTGACTGTCATTAAAGATGGTTACCACGGCGATACCAACATGATGTACATCGTGGGTGGTGAAACGTCCATTCTTGCAGACCGTCTGTGCAAAGTGGCTCAGGAAGCCATGTATCGTGGCATGGAAACGGTGAAACCTGGTTCAACCATTGGTGATATTGGTGCTGCGATTCAGAAATATGTGGAATCTGAACGTTTTGGTGTAGTCCGTGAGTATTGTGGTCACGGGATTGGTACAGTTTTCCATGACGAACCACAGGTTTTACATTATGGTCAGGGCAACAGTGGTATGGTGCTGGAAGAAGGCATGACATTTACTATTGAACCGATGGTCAACGGTGGTGACTGGAAAACCAAACTTCTGGGAGACAAATGGACAGTGGTCACCAAAGATCACAGCCTTTCTGCTCAGTATGAACATACGCTGCTTGTAACAAAGACAGGTGTGGAAGTCCTGACTGCGCGTCCTGAAGAAGACCTGAGCCGTTTCAACAAATAA
- a CDS encoding OmpW/AlkL family protein, with protein MNKTALLCVATGLTTLSGVTQAADLSKYFSMEAKGFKRFSVSAGALLVTPTGKASPIHAGTSISEGYKSKVGDIKASTVIANLDPNRKPNYLVEGLVKVIGIFGGNVSSGLSGDSYVYGLSGWDNPGTGLEADDVLTLGLMNSYYFTDNISFEMKAGIPPKVDIKGKGQINAPFAAVASPMGGLLGNLTLSNSLPITNLEQSDTAATARAWTPAFEFQYHFGKTGVNKFRPYVGAGLMYAYFNELELNKGVEQDLIVAGHMIQNIINNQAGASIEKKDSNGVMKVELEATDAFAPVLTAGFTYDFNDKWYAVASVSYAHLKNESTISVINTNTGVELINSKAEIEVNPIMTYAGIGFRF; from the coding sequence ATGAACAAAACCGCATTGTTATGTGTTGCTACAGGCTTAACTACACTGTCTGGAGTTACACAAGCCGCAGATTTATCAAAATACTTCAGCATGGAAGCCAAAGGCTTTAAACGTTTTTCTGTGTCCGCTGGTGCCTTACTCGTGACACCAACAGGTAAAGCCTCGCCTATCCATGCTGGAACTTCCATTTCTGAGGGTTATAAGTCAAAAGTTGGTGATATTAAAGCAAGTACCGTTATTGCAAACCTTGATCCGAACAGAAAGCCAAATTACCTTGTGGAAGGACTGGTCAAAGTCATTGGCATATTTGGTGGCAATGTTTCAAGTGGCTTAAGTGGAGACTCTTATGTTTATGGTCTGTCTGGATGGGATAATCCTGGCACAGGTCTTGAAGCAGATGATGTTTTAACACTGGGTCTGATGAACAGCTATTATTTTACAGACAATATTTCCTTTGAGATGAAAGCCGGGATTCCACCTAAAGTGGATATTAAAGGAAAAGGTCAGATCAATGCACCATTTGCCGCTGTTGCTTCGCCTATGGGCGGACTGCTTGGCAATCTGACTCTTTCAAACAGCTTACCGATCACCAATCTTGAACAGTCAGACACAGCAGCAACAGCACGAGCGTGGACACCCGCTTTTGAGTTTCAGTATCACTTCGGAAAAACGGGCGTCAATAAATTCCGTCCCTATGTTGGTGCTGGGCTCATGTATGCCTACTTTAATGAACTTGAGCTGAATAAAGGTGTTGAACAGGACCTTATTGTTGCTGGTCATATGATTCAGAATATCATCAACAATCAGGCAGGTGCATCCATTGAGAAAAAAGACTCCAATGGTGTTATGAAAGTTGAACTTGAAGCCACTGATGCATTTGCACCTGTGCTCACCGCTGGATTTACCTACGACTTTAATGACAAGTGGTATGCAGTTGCATCAGTGTCATATGCCCATCTTAAAAATGAAAGCACCATCAGCGTCATCAATACCAATACAGGTGTTGAACTGATCAATTCCAAAGCCGAAATTGAAGTGAATCCAATCATGACCTATGCTGGTATTGGCTTCCGTTTTTAA